The Flavobacteriales bacterium genomic interval TATGCTCCACCCCTGAAGTAGAAAAGCCGGGATATGATGTCCCGGCTTTTTCTATATGTACTACTCCGGCTTTTCACTTCAGGGGTGGAGTCCCGAAGCGAACGACCAAAGGGAGTTCTGCTTCGGGGCAGTTCTTCTTGCTTCTGTTATATTTGTTCAGAGGGCACTAATTTTTTTACCATGCCCTTACCTTATTGCGTCTACATTTTATTTAGCCAGAAAGATCATCTGCTTTACGTGGGTTATACGAGCAACCTTGAAAAACGATTGTTATATCATCACCAGGGAAAAACCAAAAGTACTGCCAACCGACAACCACTGAGACTCATATTCTGCGAATTTTATCTTTTCAAAAAGGATGCCCTCAAACGGGAATCATATTTCAAAAAGACTGCAGGCAAAAAAGCACTGCAACTCATGCTTGCCTCAACATTCACTCAATTGAACTACAAGGGAAACCCTACCGTGATAAATTTGTTAAAGGAGAACCCTGAAATCGAACCGAACGAATGAGTCCATTGTATACCGTAATTTCCCAGTCTGCCGTAGCTTGTCGGCGATGCCGTTAGGCGAAGGTTGCACCTTCGTCTTGCTATTTTGTAGCATCCGCTACGGGAACCTGACTGTTCACGATTAGCCGTTACGAGCTGTTCCGGTGAATGCCAATAGCTAACAGCTACTTTTCACCATCTAAGAAACACGTATCTTGTATGCTGTATGTGGCAAAGGGCATTTACAGTAGCTGCAAGCTACCCGATAGACAGACGAAGGTACAACCTTCGCCTAACTCACAACCGGTCATATCGGCAAGCCCCAGAGAACGGGGTATACAGCGTGTGTCATACGTCCGGTACCTGCACAATTTTTATCTTTCCGTCAAAGAACACCATCACTTGAAAATATTGCTCATAGAAGACGAAGCCAAGGTCTCCGCCCTGCTGAAGAAGGGACTGGAAGAGCAGGGGCATGATGTGAAAGTCGCGTTCGACGGTAACTCCGGACTTGCACTTTATCGCCAGTCCGAATGTGACCTCATCATCATGGATATTGTGATGCCTGGTATATCCGGGTTAGAATTATGCCGGAAGATCAGGGAAAGCGGCAATGACTATACACCCATTCTCATGCTCACAGCACTTGGCACCACAGAAGACATTGTGGAGGGACTCAATACAGGCGCCGATGATTACCTGACCAAACCCTTCCGGTTCAAAGAACTGCTTGCAAGAATCAATGCGCTTGGAAGAATGCATAAAAAGGTGAAAGCACCGGAAAAGATACTGACTGCCGGAGACCTGGAATTGCATACCGCTTTGAAAGAAGTACGCCGTGCTGGCATCCCGGTTGATCTGACCGCATTGGAATACCGGCTTCTGGAATATCTGATGATCAACAAGAACCGGGTCGTATCCAGGATCGATATTCTGGAGAACGTGTGGCACGACAATGTGGATGTGACATCCAACATTGTAGAGGTTTACATCAGCTACCTGAGGAACAAGATCGATAAGAACCATACACCAAAACTGATCCGTACCATCATCGGTATGGGATATGCTATCAAAGATCAGGGATGAAGATCCGACACAAGCTTTCATTATTCTTTTCGCTGGCCGGAGCCTCCATCCTCTTGCTGTTTGGCATCGCCGTTTACCTGTTCTCATCGAATCACAGGGAAGAAGC includes:
- a CDS encoding GIY-YIG nuclease family protein, with translation MPLPYCVYILFSQKDHLLYVGYTSNLEKRLLYHHQGKTKSTANRQPLRLIFCEFYLFKKDALKRESYFKKTAGKKALQLMLASTFTQLNYKGNPTVINLLKENPEIEPNE
- a CDS encoding response regulator transcription factor, with the protein product MKILLIEDEAKVSALLKKGLEEQGHDVKVAFDGNSGLALYRQSECDLIIMDIVMPGISGLELCRKIRESGNDYTPILMLTALGTTEDIVEGLNTGADDYLTKPFRFKELLARINALGRMHKKVKAPEKILTAGDLELHTALKEVRRAGIPVDLTALEYRLLEYLMINKNRVVSRIDILENVWHDNVDVTSNIVEVYISYLRNKIDKNHTPKLIRTIIGMGYAIKDQG